The following are from one region of the Paenibacillus bovis genome:
- a CDS encoding GNAT family N-acetyltransferase, with product MQKIIENDKGFVMEVDGEPKAEIGFGPYDEKSIIIDHTFVSEELRGQKVGQQLVQRVVDVAREQGKTIVPACSYALAQFKRNEEYHDIWRKDS from the coding sequence ATGCAAAAAATTATAGAAAATGATAAAGGATTCGTAATGGAAGTAGATGGAGAGCCCAAAGCGGAGATCGGCTTCGGCCCTTATGACGAAAAGTCGATCATTATCGATCATACTTTTGTATCGGAAGAACTGCGGGGGCAAAAGGTCGGTCAGCAGCTCGTACAGCGTGTAGTGGATGTGGCCCGCGAACAGGGTAAGACAATTGTCCCGGCATGCTCCTATGCGCTGGCACAGTTCAAGCGCAATGAAGAATATCATGATATCTGGCGCAAGGACAGCTAA
- a CDS encoding DUF420 domain-containing protein has product MDKGTQTGNLKPTTNKNFTGLIITVSVIANVIILLLFFSPAIGYKGTVGFDITMLPRMNAIFNSFTFIFLVAALISILKKNIKLHRGFILAAFSSTLLFLVTYLTFHYLSPETAKYGGEGFIRTVYFFILITHSFLAAIIVPLALFALVWGWTMQIAKHKKIVRWTMPIWLYVSSTGVIVYLMMAPYY; this is encoded by the coding sequence ATGGACAAGGGTACACAAACCGGCAATCTCAAGCCAACGACCAACAAGAATTTTACAGGTCTGATTATTACCGTATCTGTAATTGCGAACGTCATCATTTTGCTTTTGTTTTTCTCACCGGCTATTGGTTACAAAGGAACGGTTGGTTTTGATATTACGATGCTGCCGCGGATGAATGCGATCTTTAACAGCTTTACATTTATTTTCCTCGTCGCAGCACTGATCTCGATTTTGAAAAAAAATATTAAGCTGCATCGTGGATTTATTCTGGCAGCTTTCTCGTCAACACTGCTGTTCCTCGTTACTTATTTAACATTTCACTATCTCTCGCCGGAGACAGCCAAATACGGCGGAGAAGGCTTTATCCGTACCGTATACTTCTTTATTCTGATTACACACAGCTTCCTGGCGGCAATTATTGTGCCGCTGGCCCTGTTCGCACTGGTATGGGGATGGACGATGCAGATCGCCAAGCACAAAAAAATCGTCCGCTGGACGATGCCGATCTGGCTGTATGTAAGTTCTACCGGAGTTATTGTCTATCTGATGATGGCACCTTATTATTAA
- a CDS encoding formate/nitrite transporter family protein has protein sequence MELQSLKQVEKLALEKDMIFRQSRLRYLSRSMLASMFIGFGVIVAFKTGNFFYAVESPAAYPMAALTFGAAIILISLGGGDLFTGDTFYYSYAALIRKLRWLQVVKMWVTSYIGNIMGACAFALLIFLTGLYSDHSVNAFLLNVVEHKMQAPTSQLFFRAILCNWLVCLAFFIPMGLKNEVAKLFCMMLFVFCFFISGYEHSIANMCTFAIALVVDHPSTINFAGVIHNLIPVTIGNLIGGSVFMSMMYYYVNKPFMGTSMDKHAEDQE, from the coding sequence ATGGAACTACAATCGTTAAAACAGGTGGAGAAGCTGGCACTGGAAAAGGATATGATCTTCAGACAGAGCAGACTCCGCTACCTGTCGCGCTCTATGCTGGCAAGTATGTTTATCGGATTCGGGGTTATTGTCGCCTTTAAGACGGGCAATTTCTTTTATGCGGTGGAATCACCTGCCGCCTACCCGATGGCAGCACTTACCTTTGGTGCGGCGATTATTCTGATCTCGCTGGGCGGAGGGGATCTGTTTACAGGGGATACGTTCTATTATTCCTACGCGGCGCTGATCCGCAAGCTGCGCTGGTTGCAGGTCGTGAAGATGTGGGTGACCAGTTATATCGGCAATATTATGGGCGCTTGTGCTTTTGCCTTGCTGATCTTCCTGACGGGACTCTATTCGGACCACTCGGTCAATGCCTTTTTGCTCAATGTAGTAGAGCATAAAATGCAGGCACCTACTTCTCAGCTGTTTTTCAGGGCGATTTTGTGTAACTGGCTTGTCTGTCTGGCTTTCTTTATCCCGATGGGACTCAAAAATGAAGTAGCCAAACTGTTCTGTATGATGCTATTTGTATTCTGCTTCTTTATCTCGGGATATGAGCATAGTATTGCAAATATGTGTACCTTTGCGATTGCACTGGTCGTCGATCATCCATCGACCATTAATTTTGCCGGTGTTATCCATAATCTGATTCCGGTAACGATCGGCAACCTGATCGGCGGGTCGGTCTTTATGTCGATGATGTACTATTATGTGAACAAGCCTTTTATGGGAACTTCTATGGATAAGCATGCTGAAGACCAGGAATAA
- a CDS encoding glutathione peroxidase, protein MSVYQFAAKNMAGKEVSLEEYRDQVILVVNTASQCGFTFQFEDLQKLYDRYKDRGFIVLGFPSNQFADQEPGDNERIQAFCMLNYGVTFPMFQKVDVRDQNAHPLFTYLADAKPFEGFDMTHSVARILLPLLHERHPEYMPGDSIKWNFTKFLIDRSGEVVKRFEPTTDPYDLEEDIEALL, encoded by the coding sequence ATGAGCGTATATCAATTTGCGGCAAAAAACATGGCTGGTAAGGAAGTATCTTTGGAGGAATATCGGGATCAGGTTATTCTGGTCGTCAACACAGCAAGTCAATGCGGATTTACTTTTCAGTTTGAAGATCTACAAAAGCTGTATGATCGTTACAAAGACAGAGGATTTATTGTACTCGGCTTTCCTTCCAACCAGTTTGCTGATCAGGAACCAGGCGATAACGAACGGATACAGGCTTTCTGTATGCTGAATTATGGCGTTACGTTCCCGATGTTCCAAAAGGTGGATGTACGTGATCAGAATGCGCATCCTTTGTTTACGTATCTGGCCGATGCCAAGCCGTTCGAAGGCTTTGATATGACGCACTCGGTAGCCAGAATCCTGCTGCCTCTGCTGCATGAGCGTCATCCGGAATATATGCCGGGTGATTCGATCAAATGGAATTTCACCAAGTTCCTGATCGACCGCAGCGGTGAAGTCGTCAAACGCTTTGAGCCTACAACCGATCCATACGATCTTGAAGAAGATATTGAAGCTCTGCTATAA